In Geopsychrobacter electrodiphilus DSM 16401, a single window of DNA contains:
- the grxC gene encoding glutaredoxin 3, translating into MNQTEIYTKDYCPYCHRAKELLSIKGIPFIEHDVTKNSALETQMRQRTGQQTVPQIFIGTRHIGGCDDLFALDEQGKLDPLL; encoded by the coding sequence ATGAATCAGACCGAAATTTACACCAAAGACTACTGCCCATATTGCCACCGGGCCAAGGAACTCCTGAGCATTAAGGGGATCCCCTTCATTGAACACGATGTCACTAAAAATAGCGCTCTGGAAACACAGATGAGACAACGGACTGGCCAACAGACGGTCCCGCAGATTTTCATCGGAACCCGGCATATTGGCGGCTGCGATGATCTGTTTGCCCTGGATGAACAGGGGAAACTTGACCCGCTCCTGTAA
- a CDS encoding molybdopterin-dependent oxidoreductase, with protein sequence MVNLKIDGRDVEIAKGATILAAAEKVGVKIPTLCFLKKISPTGACRICVVEIEGADKPMTACNTPATEGMQVTTQTEKLKKIRQQVMQLMLVNHPLDCPVCDAGGECDLQDSCYGLEVSTQRFEGENLNHADINNWPLIQQVPSRCILCEKCVKVCHEIVGASALQVHNPGEAAYIDTRDGKPLNCEFCGNCVAVCPTGTLNSKPFKFKARPWALRKTPSVCTFCPSHCQIDINTHGNEIYRITSDDAGTTNNGNLCIGGFFSYGYVNHAERLTQPLIGQETASWDQAFDTIVSEVEAIREANGSQTLAGLGSPRLSNEENYLFQKLFRVALGSNNIDSEARFGALRALKATESVLGLRGASNLLSAIGKSDAVLVFGADPTAEVPAVDWQVQNSCRRNDGKLIVAGMHKVKLSKFANVSLVCKPGTELELANGISRLLYERNLLDTPYLNQCLANPEELKVHLEAINVDKVCADTGVSRKLLEETADMLGAAKTVSIIFGAEITKSIRGYEKAIAISDLAILCGALRGGDAGGLFPLDEKGNMQGMLDMGVCPEYLPGYQPYTASRERFGKLWKAELPAGGLDAMGILEGIEAGQIKFLYLAATNPLTYPNANRWRKALEKVDFLVVQDILPTAVTKLAKVVLPGASWAEKGGSVTSIDHRVRSLEKAISSPGESLEDWEIFAGLYGRLTKQAVSISRNEILAEVSGLSGLYGDICFAGDARNHPCLKQPYRPTLKGFHYQTPKIVEVETGLQLVSGKSIYHFGTTSTWSAGPLEVENQGVVRINPADAAAAGVVDGARVRLTTRVGSTTGKVQIDEALPSGLIFAPYHFSDLGIQGLLTDGSNRIGVQLAKA encoded by the coding sequence ATGGTCAACCTCAAGATAGATGGTCGTGACGTAGAGATTGCTAAAGGCGCTACGATCCTTGCGGCCGCAGAAAAGGTCGGGGTCAAGATCCCGACGCTCTGTTTTTTAAAAAAGATCTCCCCGACCGGTGCCTGTCGCATCTGCGTGGTTGAGATCGAAGGCGCTGACAAACCGATGACCGCCTGCAATACCCCCGCAACTGAAGGGATGCAGGTTACGACTCAGACGGAGAAGCTGAAGAAGATCCGTCAGCAGGTGATGCAGCTGATGCTGGTCAATCATCCCCTCGATTGCCCGGTCTGTGATGCCGGGGGCGAATGCGATCTGCAGGACAGCTGCTACGGGCTGGAAGTCTCTACTCAGCGATTTGAGGGGGAGAACCTCAATCATGCGGACATCAACAACTGGCCGTTGATTCAGCAGGTTCCCTCACGCTGTATCCTGTGTGAAAAATGCGTCAAGGTCTGCCATGAGATCGTTGGCGCCAGCGCACTGCAGGTGCATAATCCGGGTGAAGCTGCCTATATCGACACCCGCGACGGCAAACCGCTCAACTGCGAATTCTGTGGCAACTGCGTGGCCGTTTGTCCAACCGGGACCCTCAACTCCAAACCGTTCAAGTTCAAGGCTCGCCCCTGGGCGCTGCGCAAGACGCCATCGGTGTGTACCTTCTGTCCCAGCCATTGCCAGATCGATATCAACACCCATGGCAATGAGATCTACCGGATCACTTCGGATGACGCGGGGACAACCAACAACGGCAACCTTTGCATCGGGGGCTTTTTCAGTTACGGCTATGTCAATCATGCCGAGCGCTTGACCCAACCTCTGATCGGGCAGGAAACGGCGAGTTGGGACCAGGCGTTTGACACCATTGTGAGCGAGGTTGAAGCGATCCGCGAAGCAAACGGCTCGCAAACCCTGGCTGGATTGGGGTCGCCGCGCCTGTCTAATGAAGAGAATTACCTGTTTCAGAAGCTGTTCCGCGTCGCCCTCGGCAGCAACAATATCGATTCCGAGGCCCGTTTCGGAGCCCTGCGTGCCTTGAAGGCGACCGAGTCGGTGCTGGGACTCCGAGGCGCCAGCAACCTGCTCAGCGCTATCGGTAAGTCTGATGCGGTGCTGGTGTTTGGTGCTGATCCGACGGCCGAAGTTCCGGCGGTTGACTGGCAGGTGCAGAATTCCTGTCGGCGTAACGATGGCAAGCTGATTGTCGCCGGCATGCACAAGGTCAAGCTGAGCAAGTTTGCCAATGTTTCACTGGTCTGTAAGCCAGGCACCGAACTTGAACTCGCTAACGGGATCAGCCGTCTGCTTTACGAACGCAATCTGCTTGATACTCCGTACCTTAATCAGTGTCTGGCCAACCCGGAAGAGCTCAAGGTCCATCTTGAGGCGATTAATGTTGACAAGGTCTGTGCTGACACCGGCGTCAGCCGTAAATTATTGGAAGAGACCGCTGATATGCTCGGTGCGGCCAAAACCGTTTCGATTATCTTTGGCGCTGAGATCACCAAGAGTATCCGTGGGTATGAGAAGGCCATCGCCATTTCCGACCTTGCGATTCTCTGTGGCGCCTTGCGTGGCGGCGATGCCGGCGGCCTGTTCCCCCTTGATGAAAAGGGGAACATGCAGGGCATGCTCGACATGGGCGTCTGCCCTGAATATCTGCCCGGCTACCAACCTTATACCGCATCACGCGAGCGCTTCGGCAAGTTATGGAAGGCCGAACTCCCCGCAGGCGGACTCGATGCCATGGGGATCCTTGAAGGGATCGAGGCCGGTCAGATCAAGTTCCTGTATCTGGCGGCAACCAATCCCCTGACCTACCCGAACGCTAACCGTTGGCGCAAGGCGCTCGAAAAAGTTGATTTCCTGGTGGTGCAGGATATTCTGCCGACCGCAGTGACCAAGCTGGCGAAGGTGGTTCTGCCCGGAGCTTCCTGGGCAGAAAAAGGTGGCAGTGTCACCTCCATCGATCATCGCGTGCGGTCGCTGGAGAAGGCGATTTCCTCCCCGGGTGAGTCCCTCGAGGACTGGGAGATCTTTGCCGGTCTCTATGGGCGTCTGACGAAACAGGCGGTCAGCATCAGTCGCAATGAGATTCTGGCCGAAGTCAGTGGCTTAAGTGGGCTTTATGGCGACATCTGTTTTGCCGGGGATGCGCGTAATCACCCCTGCCTCAAGCAACCCTATCGTCCGACCCTGAAAGGGTTTCATTATCAGACCCCGAAGATCGTCGAGGTCGAAACCGGCCTGCAACTGGTGAGTGGCAAATCAATCTATCACTTCGGTACGACCTCGACCTGGTCTGCCGGGCCTCTCGAAGTTGAGAACCAGGGTGTCGTGCGTATCAATCCCGCCGACGCAGCAGCGGCCGGGGTTGTCGATGGGGCGCGCGTCAGGTTGACGACGCGGGTTGGCTCGACCACCGGCAAGGTTCAAATCGACGAAGCCCTGCCGAGTGGACTTATTTTTGCGCCCTATCATTTTTCCGATTTGGGAATTCAGGGTTTGCTGACGGATGGCAGCAACCGTATTGGTGTTCAACTGGCTAAAGCCTAG
- a CDS encoding CoA pyrophosphatase gives MIAELKGVLAEPQIKILPQRQMRAAAVLVPLRLCAGELQLILTRRTDHLTHHAGEISFPGGGVEPLDDDDWATALRETREEIGVEPDQVEHLGRLNDCYSIHKYRVSCHVGLLPTELEFVVETGEIAELIELPLRALNNPQIYHQEDWQHRGRSIPVDFYTLDGYVIWGMTGTILKDLLQRLVPLLEQG, from the coding sequence ATGATCGCCGAGCTGAAGGGGGTTCTGGCCGAACCTCAAATCAAAATCCTGCCTCAGAGACAAATGCGCGCGGCAGCGGTGCTTGTACCCCTACGCCTGTGTGCAGGTGAGCTGCAGCTGATCCTGACCCGGCGGACCGACCATCTGACGCATCATGCCGGGGAGATCTCGTTCCCGGGCGGGGGGGTTGAGCCGCTGGATGACGATGACTGGGCGACCGCTCTGCGAGAGACCCGGGAGGAAATCGGCGTTGAACCGGATCAGGTCGAGCATCTGGGTCGTCTGAATGACTGTTATTCCATCCATAAATATCGCGTCAGCTGCCATGTCGGCCTGCTTCCAACCGAGCTGGAATTCGTGGTTGAGACCGGAGAGATCGCTGAGTTGATCGAGCTTCCGCTGAGAGCCCTTAATAATCCGCAAATCTACCATCAGGAAGACTGGCAGCATCGCGGGCGGAGTATCCCGGTCGATTTTTACACGCTGGACGGCTATGTGATCTGGGGGATGACGGGGACGATTCTGAAGGATTTATTGCAGCGGCTTGTGCCTTTGCTTGAACAGGGCTGA
- the rsmB gene encoding 16S rRNA (cytosine(967)-C(5))-methyltransferase RsmB — MSTEYYPLDARRAAFEVLQKVELGAYSDLALDTLLKRNRGTDPRDRALLTELVYGILRLRGRLDFALAQVSRQPFARLESAAQQLLRIGAYQLLELERIPVRAAVNETVELARKLDLERLAGLVNGTLRELDRKRDQLNWPPPEKVREYLEQVCSLPKWLAREIMSQLPNEGARSFGEALSQAAPMSLRINGLKTDAAGFKAALDGAGFQYRECGFAPEGLIIEQRGPGGIPGDEEGWYQVQDEASMLIAHLLDPQPGEKILDACAAPGGKTTHIAALTGNRARILALEKHPQRVRLLEQGAARNGCTCIEARQYDLEEFPDFLEIDSFDRVLVDAPCSGLGVLRRNPESRWTRQAAELKVLAELQLKILFNVAPLVKRGGILLYSVCTFSRAETTGVIETFLENHREFDLESFGGQVSDHWQALLDPSGALRSFPHQHDGMDAFFAVKLRRQA; from the coding sequence TTGTCTACTGAATATTATCCACTTGATGCGCGGCGCGCCGCCTTCGAGGTGTTGCAAAAGGTCGAACTGGGGGCCTATTCCGATCTGGCCCTCGACACGCTGCTCAAGCGCAACCGGGGGACCGATCCGCGTGATCGCGCGCTCTTGACCGAACTGGTCTACGGCATTCTGCGGCTGCGCGGGCGACTCGATTTTGCCCTGGCCCAGGTCAGTCGTCAGCCCTTTGCCAGGCTCGAATCAGCGGCGCAGCAGCTGCTGCGTATCGGCGCCTACCAGCTGCTGGAGCTGGAGCGGATTCCGGTGCGTGCGGCGGTGAACGAAACCGTCGAGCTGGCGCGTAAACTCGACCTGGAACGGCTTGCCGGGCTGGTCAACGGCACCCTGCGCGAACTGGATCGCAAGCGCGATCAGTTGAATTGGCCACCGCCGGAGAAGGTCCGCGAGTATCTGGAGCAGGTCTGCAGTCTTCCTAAATGGCTGGCGCGCGAGATCATGAGCCAGCTGCCGAATGAGGGCGCACGCAGCTTCGGTGAGGCGCTCAGTCAGGCCGCGCCCATGAGTCTGCGGATCAACGGCTTGAAAACCGATGCCGCAGGTTTCAAGGCGGCGCTGGATGGGGCTGGTTTTCAGTATCGGGAGTGCGGCTTCGCTCCCGAGGGTCTTATCATCGAACAGCGTGGCCCGGGCGGGATTCCGGGGGATGAAGAAGGCTGGTATCAGGTGCAGGATGAGGCGAGTATGCTCATCGCCCATCTGCTTGATCCCCAACCGGGGGAGAAGATTCTCGACGCCTGCGCGGCACCCGGGGGGAAAACCACCCATATCGCCGCCCTGACCGGGAATCGCGCCCGGATCCTGGCGCTGGAGAAACACCCCCAGCGGGTGCGATTACTGGAGCAGGGGGCGGCGCGGAATGGTTGCACCTGTATCGAAGCGCGCCAATATGATCTGGAAGAGTTCCCCGATTTTCTTGAAATAGACAGTTTCGACCGGGTGCTGGTCGACGCACCCTGCAGCGGGCTGGGGGTCTTGCGACGTAATCCGGAGAGTCGCTGGACGCGTCAGGCCGCCGAGTTGAAAGTATTGGCCGAACTGCAGCTGAAGATTCTGTTTAATGTGGCCCCTCTGGTGAAGCGCGGCGGTATATTGCTCTATTCGGTCTGTACTTTCAGTCGTGCTGAAACTACCGGGGTCATCGAGACCTTTCTCGAGAATCACCGTGAATTTGACCTTGAGTCGTTTGGTGGGCAGGTTTCAGATCACTGGCAAGCGCTGCTCGACCCTTCGGGGGCCCTGCGCAGCTTCCCGCATCAGCATGATGGAATGGACGCATTTTTTGCCGTGAAGTTGCGGCGCCAAGCTTGA
- a CDS encoding S1C family serine protease produces MVCPTLPKRETLIMYFQPRIYLPLLFFLLALISIPCHVHADERINRPAYLSTSLDPQLYDSNLWETSYQETLDQFYSTETENFGYSLAEGLKKTVIRGPLKVLPGYRIEDQKSFRQKGEPDAFLVAIDLRYTYGLGNGSPLAALATFGTCFLAAPVKMFTYSAMLEGHVVVYYVDKDLEKIRVFDKDYTSKASLKGSFFGAQEMSQEVKWIRKLTRQTLADMNRQILAELPLQLLQRSWRKVADELNRTPTSRRTPLTTTTRAAKTKSVTTRSTTQKLELPDMIRQVSPSVFKVLTEKSTGSGFIISDRGYAVTSLHVVKGAEEIKLQFLQGGTLKAHMILSDPKLDIAVLAVAPENLIPLQLGQSSGVHVGEAMVAIGYGEDVGLSVVPTTITRVEKYQGTTLLRIDTKLSDGNSGGPLLDSSGQVMGINIRRADDQQKKASFAIPIDEARRFFNHLLN; encoded by the coding sequence GTGGTCTGTCCAACGCTCCCTAAACGCGAGACCCTGATCATGTATTTTCAGCCCCGCATATACCTCCCGTTGCTGTTTTTTCTGCTCGCGCTGATCAGCATCCCCTGTCATGTGCATGCCGATGAACGGATCAACCGGCCTGCTTACCTGAGTACCTCCCTCGACCCGCAACTCTATGATTCAAACCTGTGGGAGACTTCTTATCAGGAAACGCTGGACCAATTCTACTCCACCGAAACGGAAAATTTCGGTTATAGCCTCGCTGAGGGACTGAAAAAGACCGTCATTCGCGGGCCGCTGAAAGTCCTGCCGGGTTATCGCATCGAAGACCAGAAAAGTTTTCGCCAGAAAGGGGAGCCCGATGCCTTTCTGGTAGCGATTGACCTGCGCTACACCTACGGTCTCGGTAATGGTAGCCCGCTCGCGGCGCTAGCGACCTTCGGCACCTGCTTTCTCGCCGCACCCGTTAAAATGTTCACCTACAGCGCCATGCTTGAAGGGCATGTTGTGGTCTACTATGTCGATAAAGATCTGGAAAAAATCCGCGTTTTCGATAAGGATTACACCAGTAAAGCCTCGCTGAAGGGGAGCTTTTTTGGGGCACAGGAAATGTCGCAAGAGGTCAAATGGATCCGTAAGTTGACCCGCCAAACCCTGGCTGACATGAATAGGCAGATCCTTGCGGAACTCCCGTTGCAACTGCTGCAGCGGTCCTGGCGTAAGGTTGCCGATGAGTTGAATCGCACCCCCACCAGCAGACGGACCCCGCTGACGACGACTACCAGAGCGGCTAAAACAAAGTCCGTCACCACCCGATCAACAACCCAAAAGCTTGAACTCCCCGACATGATCCGTCAGGTCAGCCCGAGCGTTTTCAAGGTTTTAACCGAAAAGAGCACCGGCAGCGGCTTTATCATCTCTGACCGCGGCTATGCCGTCACCAGCCTGCATGTCGTAAAGGGTGCCGAAGAGATCAAACTTCAGTTCCTGCAGGGCGGCACCTTGAAAGCCCACATGATCCTCAGTGATCCAAAGCTGGACATTGCGGTGCTCGCTGTCGCGCCCGAAAACCTGATCCCCCTCCAACTGGGGCAATCTTCAGGTGTTCACGTTGGCGAAGCGATGGTGGCCATCGGTTATGGCGAAGATGTCGGCTTGTCGGTTGTCCCAACCACCATCACCCGCGTCGAAAAATATCAGGGCACCACGCTGCTGCGAATCGACACCAAGCTCAGTGACGGAAATTCCGGCGGGCCGCTGCTCGACAGCTCCGGCCAAGTCATGGGGATCAACATCCGCCGCGCTGACGACCAGCAGAAAAAGGCCTCCTTTGCGATCCCGATTGATGAGGCCCGACGTTTCTTCAACCATCTGCTCAATTAA
- a CDS encoding cupin domain-containing protein gives MQYANYQDKIAYSQEKANKVSLGETTHGRMTLWCLLPGQHIHAHVHAGDHYWVVLEGTGNYLAEAHEKVAVSAGTVLVAPAGESHGIENSGTEGLVFVSVSAG, from the coding sequence ATGCAATACGCAAACTATCAGGACAAAATTGCCTACAGTCAGGAGAAAGCCAACAAGGTCTCTCTCGGCGAAACCACCCATGGGCGCATGACCCTCTGGTGTCTGTTGCCCGGACAGCATATCCATGCCCACGTCCATGCCGGTGATCATTACTGGGTCGTGCTCGAAGGCACAGGGAATTATCTGGCCGAGGCGCACGAGAAGGTGGCTGTCTCCGCCGGGACTGTTCTGGTTGCGCCCGCCGGTGAATCTCACGGAATTGAAAATTCAGGGACTGAAGGTCTGGTCTTCGTCAGCGTCTCCGCCGGCTAG
- a CDS encoding FAD-dependent oxidoreductase — protein sequence MAEVIFSSWGREIVDNRKGQPQPLGELQIKLPAQYLEDGEIKAFIGWDGLILLDKNVDVVAMAAEYMKRVQEKYCCGKCTPGKKGTRVLQDTLARILAGHGQEEDLQTIEDLALLLESCKCTLCMTSAIPVFDTIKYFRDEYLAYTRGEKTPAVNLRYTDKLTAPCMDRCPAHIDIPAYIEEIKDRRFDESLDVIRRNMPIPAVCGRVCPHPCETACRRALVDEPVSIMVLKRVAADHEWMHHKTPPMKPAPAKGKTVCVVGGGPAGISTAYYLALDGFKVTILDMLPEPGGTVAVGIPDYRMPRDLLRREYEIVEALGVEIRYNTKLGVDVSLKELKEQYDAVFLGVGAFRSKPMGVEGEDAGYEGFSEGGINYLRTVALGQPIKTGKRVIVVGGGNTAIDCVRVALREGAEDSILIYRRTRKEMPAESYEVDDADEEGVQFEFLRNPTRLVHEDGKVVGVEVVVMELGEPDESGRRRPAPMPGSEYVIPCDMVIPAIGQDPDLSFLEQDDLGIETTRWSTIVTKGGVLMTDSEGVFAGGDCEIGPMTVVAAVGQGRRAARAMSRWLTEGKAYRDDADAMEDLVAELGVFNKKEHTGLIGGLHREHQPKVSGAERARNYAEIELAMPESQAVTEAERCLRCYRVGMIAVG from the coding sequence TTGGCAGAGGTGATTTTTTCCAGCTGGGGGAGAGAGATTGTCGATAACCGCAAGGGGCAACCACAACCCCTGGGCGAGTTGCAGATCAAGCTCCCTGCTCAATATCTTGAAGATGGTGAGATTAAGGCGTTTATCGGGTGGGATGGTCTGATCCTGCTCGACAAAAATGTCGATGTGGTCGCAATGGCGGCCGAATATATGAAGCGGGTGCAGGAAAAATACTGCTGCGGCAAATGTACTCCCGGCAAAAAGGGGACACGGGTTCTGCAGGATACACTGGCGCGCATTCTGGCTGGTCACGGTCAGGAAGAAGATCTGCAGACCATTGAAGATCTGGCCCTGCTGCTCGAAAGCTGCAAGTGTACGCTGTGTATGACCTCCGCCATTCCGGTGTTCGATACCATCAAGTATTTCCGCGATGAGTATTTGGCTTACACCCGCGGGGAAAAGACCCCGGCGGTCAATCTGCGTTACACCGATAAATTGACTGCGCCCTGCATGGACCGCTGTCCGGCGCATATCGATATCCCGGCCTACATCGAAGAGATTAAAGATCGTCGTTTCGACGAGTCTCTTGATGTGATTCGGCGCAATATGCCGATCCCCGCAGTTTGCGGCCGCGTCTGTCCGCACCCCTGTGAAACTGCCTGCCGGCGTGCGCTGGTCGATGAGCCGGTTAGCATCATGGTCTTGAAGCGGGTTGCCGCCGACCATGAATGGATGCATCACAAGACCCCCCCGATGAAGCCGGCACCCGCCAAAGGGAAGACCGTCTGCGTGGTCGGAGGCGGCCCGGCCGGCATTTCGACTGCTTATTATCTGGCCCTCGACGGGTTTAAAGTCACCATCCTCGATATGCTCCCCGAGCCGGGTGGCACCGTGGCCGTCGGCATCCCCGATTACCGTATGCCGCGCGACCTGTTGCGGCGTGAGTATGAGATTGTTGAAGCGCTTGGCGTCGAAATCCGCTATAACACCAAGCTCGGTGTCGATGTTTCGCTCAAAGAGCTTAAAGAACAATATGACGCGGTCTTCCTCGGCGTTGGCGCTTTTCGCTCCAAACCGATGGGGGTCGAAGGTGAAGACGCAGGCTATGAAGGTTTCTCCGAAGGGGGGATCAATTACCTGCGCACCGTGGCGTTGGGGCAGCCGATAAAAACCGGCAAGCGCGTGATCGTGGTTGGCGGTGGGAACACCGCTATTGACTGCGTGCGGGTCGCGCTGCGTGAAGGCGCCGAGGATTCGATTCTCATCTATCGTCGGACGCGCAAGGAGATGCCGGCTGAATCCTACGAGGTCGATGACGCTGATGAAGAAGGCGTACAATTTGAGTTTCTACGCAATCCGACGCGTCTGGTGCATGAAGATGGCAAGGTCGTCGGCGTTGAAGTGGTGGTCATGGAACTCGGCGAGCCGGATGAATCGGGTCGCCGTCGCCCCGCGCCCATGCCCGGCAGCGAATATGTCATCCCCTGCGACATGGTCATCCCGGCTATCGGTCAGGATCCCGATCTCTCCTTCCTCGAGCAGGATGATCTGGGGATTGAGACCACCCGCTGGAGCACCATTGTTACCAAGGGCGGCGTGCTGATGACCGATTCCGAGGGTGTGTTCGCTGGTGGTGACTGCGAGATTGGCCCGATGACCGTCGTCGCTGCGGTTGGCCAGGGGCGCCGTGCGGCGCGGGCCATGTCCCGCTGGTTGACTGAAGGCAAGGCCTATCGCGATGATGCCGATGCGATGGAAGATCTGGTCGCCGAACTGGGTGTCTTCAATAAAAAAGAGCATACCGGACTTATCGGCGGCCTGCATCGGGAACATCAGCCGAAGGTCAGTGGTGCCGAACGTGCGCGCAATTACGCTGAAATTGAACTGGCAATGCCTGAAAGCCAGGCTGTGACCGAGGCTGAGCGCTGTCTGCGTTGTTATCGTGTCGGTATGATTGCGGTCGGTTGA
- the mltG gene encoding endolytic transglycosylase MltG, which yields MRFRWRHRLLLVFVVWLFCTLGFGWWSLFSPLTPPAESSVSIESGSSLLSIANTLADHQIIRSALTFRLLARIQGRATALQAGTYSFTRAAAASVVLDRLTAGDVDQVSITIPEGFNLQQIARRLAEAGVADQTKIIAAAQDAAFLDKLGVKAKSLEGYLFPETYHFVPGISRFELLRMMVNETELQLLRLQKLDKHKTHFNRHQLLTLASIIQKETGQEEEMPLISAVFYNRLARNMPLQTDPTVIYGIPDFNGNLTRKDLQTQSPYNTYLNRGLPPGPIASPGFKALQAAAEPAQSDYLYFVARGDGTHQFSSTLAEHNRAVRKFQLHH from the coding sequence ATGCGCTTTCGCTGGAGACACCGCCTGCTTCTGGTTTTTGTCGTGTGGCTGTTCTGCACTCTGGGCTTCGGCTGGTGGTCGCTCTTTTCACCGCTTACGCCGCCGGCCGAAAGTTCTGTGAGCATCGAGTCTGGCAGCTCGCTGCTCTCCATCGCCAATACCCTGGCCGATCATCAAATCATCCGTTCTGCGCTGACATTTCGCTTACTGGCCCGCATTCAGGGACGTGCAACAGCCCTCCAGGCCGGCACCTACAGCTTTACCCGCGCCGCAGCAGCCAGCGTCGTTCTCGATCGACTTACCGCTGGCGATGTTGATCAGGTGAGCATTACCATCCCGGAAGGGTTTAATCTCCAGCAGATCGCCCGACGCCTGGCTGAAGCAGGGGTCGCTGACCAGACTAAAATCATCGCTGCTGCTCAAGATGCCGCCTTTCTCGACAAACTCGGCGTCAAGGCCAAGTCGCTTGAAGGTTACCTGTTTCCCGAAACCTACCACTTTGTCCCCGGTATCAGCCGGTTTGAGCTGCTGCGGATGATGGTCAATGAAACTGAGCTCCAGCTGCTCCGCCTGCAGAAACTCGACAAACACAAAACCCATTTCAACCGCCATCAGTTACTGACCCTGGCCTCGATTATCCAGAAGGAGACCGGCCAGGAAGAGGAGATGCCGTTGATTTCGGCGGTGTTTTATAACCGCCTCGCACGCAACATGCCGTTACAGACGGATCCGACCGTCATCTACGGGATCCCGGATTTTAATGGGAATCTGACCCGCAAGGACCTGCAAACCCAAAGCCCCTACAACACCTATCTGAATCGGGGACTGCCACCGGGACCGATTGCCAGCCCGGGATTCAAGGCGCTGCAGGCCGCGGCCGAGCCGGCCCAGAGCGATTACCTCTACTTTGTGGCACGTGGCGATGGGACTCATCAGTTTTCTAGCACCCTCGCCGAACACAATCGCGCGGTGCGTAAATTTCAACTTCATCATTGA
- the rpe gene encoding ribulose-phosphate 3-epimerase → MVKIAPSILSADFTRLGEEVAAIAAAGADYVHVDVMDGHFVPNITIGPLVVDGLRKVTELPFDVHLMIENPDLYIPEFARAGADIITVHQEAVHHLHRTVQLIKSQGKRAGVSINPATPVSSLEVILDDLDLVLIMSVNPGFGGQSFIENCLPKIEQLRKMIDARGLRVELEVDGGVKPDNIGRIAAAGADVFVAGSAVFSMSDYAATIRALKENAVQR, encoded by the coding sequence ATGGTCAAGATAGCCCCTTCAATACTCTCCGCCGACTTTACCCGCCTGGGTGAAGAGGTTGCGGCCATCGCCGCTGCCGGCGCCGATTATGTCCATGTCGACGTGATGGACGGTCATTTTGTGCCGAACATCACCATCGGCCCGCTGGTGGTTGATGGGCTGCGTAAGGTGACCGAGCTCCCCTTTGATGTCCATCTGATGATCGAGAACCCCGATCTTTATATCCCCGAGTTTGCCCGGGCGGGGGCCGATATCATCACCGTTCATCAGGAGGCAGTGCATCATCTCCACCGTACGGTGCAATTGATCAAGAGTCAGGGGAAAAGGGCCGGGGTGTCGATCAATCCGGCGACGCCGGTCAGCAGTCTCGAAGTAATTCTTGATGACCTCGATCTGGTTTTGATCATGTCAGTTAATCCCGGCTTCGGCGGACAATCCTTTATCGAGAACTGTCTGCCTAAGATTGAGCAGTTGCGCAAGATGATCGACGCGCGGGGTCTGCGGGTCGAACTTGAAGTCGATGGTGGGGTGAAGCCTGATAATATCGGACGGATCGCTGCCGCCGGTGCTGATGTCTTTGTTGCGGGGAGTGCGGTCTTTTCGATGAGTGACTACGCCGCGACGATCCGCGCGCTGAAGGAGAATGCAGTCCAGAGATGA
- the plsY gene encoding glycerol-3-phosphate 1-O-acyltransferase PlsY yields MTLFILLLASYLIGAIPTGVVLTHMVGGQDIRKTGSGNIGATNVYRVAGRKLGILTLVGDCLKGVFPVAIAVYTLHLPVEQVAGVALAAFLGHCYPVYLKFKGGKGVATALGIFLVLSPFSVLGVLGIFVVVLYLWRFISLASITAAAAVPFLVLFFERSIPLVVATLVIATIVIWRHRANIERLRTGSENRFNL; encoded by the coding sequence ATGACCCTTTTCATACTACTCCTCGCCAGCTACCTGATCGGTGCCATTCCCACCGGTGTCGTGTTGACCCATATGGTCGGTGGCCAGGACATCCGTAAAACCGGCAGCGGGAATATCGGGGCGACCAATGTCTACCGCGTGGCGGGGCGTAAACTCGGAATTTTGACTCTGGTGGGTGATTGCCTGAAGGGGGTTTTTCCGGTGGCGATTGCAGTTTATACGCTGCATCTTCCCGTTGAGCAAGTCGCCGGTGTTGCGCTGGCTGCCTTCCTTGGCCATTGTTATCCGGTTTATCTGAAGTTCAAGGGGGGAAAAGGCGTGGCGACCGCCCTCGGAATTTTTCTGGTTCTCTCTCCGTTTTCCGTGCTCGGCGTGCTGGGTATTTTCGTTGTAGTCCTTTATCTGTGGCGGTTTATTTCACTGGCGTCAATTACAGCCGCTGCTGCGGTCCCTTTTCTGGTCCTGTTCTTTGAACGTTCAATCCCGCTCGTTGTCGCCACCCTGGTGATTGCGACAATCGTCATCTGGCGTCATCGTGCCAATATTGAGCGCCTGCGCACAGGCAGCGAAAACCGCTTTAACCTTTAG